From the Oceanotoga teriensis genome, the window ATCTTCATATGAATCCTGAAATCTCATTCGAAGAAAAAGAAACTACAAAATATTTAAAAAACCAAATAAAAGCTCTTTCGAAATACTATAAAAAAGAATTAAAAATATATACACCTTTGGAAACAGGATTAATAGTAGAATATAGTTATGGAGAAGGAAATTACGTACTATATAGGGCTGATATAGATGCATTAGAAATAAAAGAAACTACAGAATATGAATACAAATCAAAAAATGGAAAAATGCATGCATGTGGACATGATGTACACACATCTATACTCTATGGACTATTAGAATACTTATTAAAAAATGAAATACAAAAAAACATATTATTATTATTTCAACCCGGAGAAGAAACTGGTGGCGGAGCTTTAAAAATACTTCAAACGGGAATATTAAAAAATTTTTCAATAGAAAGAGCACATGCTCTTCATGTAACAGATGAATATGAAAAAGGGACATTATATACCAATGATGATATACTATTCTCATCTGCAATGGAAGTAAACATAGAAATTATTGGTAAATCTGCTCATTGTGCATTTCCTGAAGATGGTATAAATGCAATGGAAGCAATGATAGATTTAATACAAAAAAGTAAAACAATAGAAAATCCTGAAAAATATATATTTGCAATGGGAAAATTAAAATCTGGTAATATAAGAAATGTAATACCAGAAAAAGCTAAAATAGAAGGAACAATAAGAACAAAAAAATCTAAAAATGCTGAAATAATATATAAAGAAATAGAAAAAATATTAGAAGAAATAAAAAACGAAATGAAAATAGATTATAAAATTGAAAAAGGCTCATTTTATAAAGAAGTAAAAAATGATGAAATATTATATCAAAAAATTATCAAAAAAATACCTGAAATTAGAAAATGTGATTACAAATTTACTGGAGAAGATTTTGGATTTATCAGTCAAGAATATCCATCAATAATGTTTTGGTTGGGAACTAAAATAGAAAATCATTATGGACTTCATTCGCCAAATTTTTTGCCAGATGATCAAAATATAGAAATTGGTAAAAATTTTTTAATAAAAACATTAGATATATAAAGGAGGCTTAAAAATAAAATTATCAATAGTTCAAATGTATTCTAAATTCAATGATATAAACCAAAACTTAGAAAAACATATACAATATATAAAAAAAGCTCATGAGAATAATTGTGACACAATATTATTCCCAGAGTTATCATTAATTGGTTATGATCTTAATCAAATTAGCAATTATAAAAACACATATGAACAAGAACAAATATTAAAAGAACAAGCATTAAAGTATCAAATGAATATATTGTATGGAACTATTCATGAAACAAATGATAAAAAATATATAACACACAAATTAATAAACAAAGATAAAGAAGAAAAAATATATAAAAAAATACACTTAGGTAAAAATGAAAAAAAATATTTTAACGAAGGAAATGAAATTCCAATATTCCAAATACAAAGTAAAAAAGAAAAAATATCAATTGCTTTTGGAATATGTTATGATATGCATTTTCCTGAATTATCTTCAATATATGCAAAAAATAATGTAAAAATAATATTTTCGCCTCATGCATCATATATAAATGCAAATATGAGATTAAAAATATGGAATAAATATATGATGGCAAGAGCATATGATAATCAATTATACATAATAGCTTGTAATAACATATTTTATAAAGATGATCAAATATTGGGAGGCGGAATAGCTGTTTGGAATAAAAAAGGTGAAATAGAAATAAAAGAAGAAACAAATAAAGAAAAAATGATAATACATAAAATAAATCCATTCCAATATGAAGGAAAAAGAAGTAATTACTTAAAAGATAAAAAATATGAACTATACAAAAAATACATATAAAAAGACAAAAAATGAAATAGAGCTATTTTATATTAAATAGCTCTATTTTTATTTAATCGCTTATAACTGGTCTTTTTGGGGAATTTTGGGATAGACTATAAAAAACCTTCCAAAAAAATGGCAAAAGAATGTAAATTGACTGTAACCTAATTTACAACTATAATTAAAACGGTGATCAAAATGTTAAATCAAAGAGAATTAGAAATAATTAAATTTCTGATAGAAAATAAAAAAATAAGTTCTGAAGAACTTTCTGAAAAATACAATGTATCAGAAAGAACTATAAGACAAAATATAAAAAATATAAACGATTTTCTAAACATAAAAGGACTATCAAAAATATATACAAAAAATAGTCTTTATTTTATGGATACAGATCAAGACTTTCAAAAAATACAAAATATATTTTATGATATAAGATTATTAACTCAAAATGAAAGATTAGATTTAATGGAATTATATTTATGTTTAGAAGATAGTTTAAATCTTACAAGAATATCAGAAGAACTTATGGTATCAAGAACAACGATAAAAAATGATTTCAATTATTTGATGCAAAAATTATTAAAATATAATATACATTTCAAGTATTCACAAAAAATAGGTTATTACATAGAAGGAAATAAAAGTACTTTGAACGATTATATATACAATAGATTAAATAAATTTTGTAAATATTTTATAAAAGATAATATAGAAGACTCATTTCAAAATAAAATAAATGAATTATTTCTTGAAAAATTACCTAAAAATATAAAAATAAGTATAAAAGAATTTTTGAAAAATATAGAAAAAAAATTACAAATAGAACTCACAGTTGAATCATATAAAATAATATTTTTAAAAATAATATTAATAATGCTTAAAAAAAATTGTGATATAGAAAATAGAGAATTATATGAAAGTTTTTTGAAAGATACTCAAGAATATAAAATAATAGAAAAAGATATAAAAAGCTTATCAAAAAAAATAAAATATGAATTTACAAAAGAAGAAATACTTGAAATAACTGACTATATAATGGGAATGACAATATCGCATAATAACGATTATTTTCTTGAAAATTGGATACATGTTGAAATATTAGTTAAAATGTTAATAAATACATTCAATAAAATGTCAGAAATAGACATAAGTAATGACAAGATATTATTCGATTTTTTAATATATCATATAAAACCTACATTGTATAGAATAATGAGAGGGTTAAAATTAGATAATATGATAATAGAAGACTTTGTGATAAAAGAAACTCCTGTTATAGAAAAAACAAAAAAATTAATAAAGATAGCAGAAAAAAACTTAAAAATAAAATTTCCAGAAGAAGAAATAATATTATTAGCTTATCATTTTAAAGCGGCGATACAAAGAAATATAAACAAAAAAAATGTGAGAATACTACTAGTATGTGGACTTGGTTATGGTACATCAAAATTATTAGAAAAAACAATATTAGAAAATTTCAAAGTAGACATAATAGATACGATACCAAATCATAAGCTTCAAGATGCTTTAAAACAATATAAAAATATAGACATAATACTAAGTACGATAAATATAAATACAAAAACAGAAAAACCAATAATAAAAATAGATCCTTTCAAAGAAAATGATGTAATAGAAAAATTAGATGAATACAAAATAGAAAGAAATCATTCAAAAATAAAAATAACAGAAATATTTGAAATAATAGAAAGTTCACAAAAAATAAAAAACAAAGAATTACTTGCCGAAAGATTATATAAAAAATATCCAAATATATTTATAAACAATTTAAAATCAAATGTAAAAAATATATCAAATTTTATAAATGAACAAAATGTAAAAATAATTCAAAAAGCTGAAAATTGGGAAGATGCTATAGCAAAAGGTGGTGAACTACTACCTTTAAAAGGAATAAAAAAACAAGACTATATAAATCAAATGCAAAGAATAGTAAAAGAATACGGTACTTATATCGTATTTGACGAAGGTGTAGCAATACCACATGGTTCTATCGAACCAGAATTAAAAAACTTTGTAATGAGTATTTTAGTCTTAAAAGAACCGGTATACTTTCCGGATGGCCGAAGTGTAAATATATTATTTTGTTTTGCGACAAATAATAAAAATTCTCATATGTTCTTCTTAGATGATTTATTCTATATGATGAGAAATCTAAATATTAGAGAAGAATTTACAAAATTTAAAGAAGAAAAACAATTAATAAATTTCATAAAAAAAATACTATGTGATTAAAAAACCTCTAATAAAAAGGAGTCAAAGAAATGTTGGAAATATCAAATTTACTAAATGAAGATTTAATACTATTAGACTTAGAAGCAGAAGATTGTGAAGACGCCATAAAAAAGATGTCAAGTAAATTAATTGAAAAAGGATATGTAAAAGAAAGTTATAAACAAGCGATACTCAAAAGAGAACAAACATTTCCTACAGGATTAGACACGGGAGAAATCAAAATAGCTATTCCACATACAGACTCAACACATGTAATAAAACCTGGAATACTTGTAGCGAAATTAAAAAATGAAATAGAGTTCAAAGACATGGGAAATCCATCTAATAGATTAAAAATAAAAATGGTATTCATGCTTGCAGTAAAAGATCCAAAAGCACAAGTGCCAGTACTTACAAAATTGATGGGAATATTTTCAGATCAAGAAGGAATAAAAAAAATATATGAATCAAAAACAGAAAAAGAATTATTAAATTCAATATTAAACACAATTGATTCAAAAAAATAAAACACAAAGTATGGGGAGGAAGAAATATGAAAAAAATAGTTGTAGCATGTGGTTCAGGAGTAGCAACATCTCAAACAATAGCATCAAAAATTGATAGTATGTTACAAGATGAAGGAATAAAAGCTAGTGTAGAAGCAGTAGATATAAAATCTTTAGACAATATAATAGATCAAGTAGATGTATATGTAAAAATAGTTTCAGGACCTACAAATTATGATATTCCAACTATAAATGGAATACCTTTCTTAACAGGAATGGGAAGAGATGCAGAATTTGAAAAATTAAAAGAATATTTAAAATAAAATTTTTTTAAACGATAAAAAACAGGGGAGGTTCTAACATGTTTGCCGATATTCTTAATTATATATTAGACTTAGGTGCAGCAATATTTTTACCTATTATAATGATAATACTCGGATTAATTATGAAAATGAAACCTAGAAAGGCGATAATTGCTGGATTAACACTTGGTGTGGCTTTTACAGGAATGAACTTAGTGTTAGGATTTATGTTTGATACAATAAGTCCAGTTGCACAAGAATTTGTAAAAAATACAGGGATACAATTTAATACAATAGACGTTGGTTGGTCACCTATGTCAGCAATATCATGGGCTTGGCCATATGCGCTTTTAATGTTCCCAGTTCAAATAGTATTAAACATAATAATATTAGCTTTAAATAAAACAAATGTATTAAATGTAGACTTATGGAACGTATGGGGAAAGATATTTACAGCCACTATGGTAGCAGCTATAACAAACAGTGTAATATTAGGATTTGCTGCAGCTATAGTACAAATAATTTTAGAATTGAAAATTGGAGAATTAAATCAAAAACAAATATATGAAGTAACAAAAATACCTGGAGTAACTTGTACACATTATATGACATTACAATGTGTAATAATGAATCCTGTAAACAAATTATTAGATTTTATACCAGGATTAAAAGATTCGAAAATGAATGCTGATAAATTAAAAGACAAAATAGGAATATTTGGTGAAAATAGTGTTATGGGTTTCATAATTGGTGGAATAATAGCATTAGTTGCAGGTTATACAGTTAAAGATTCGTTAAATATAGCAATAAAAGTTGCAACAGCATTGGTTTTATTCCCAATGGTAGCAAAATTATTCATGCAAGCTTTAGCTCCAATAGCTGATGCTGCTGGTGAATATATGAAGAAAAAATTTAAAGATAGAGAAATATTTATAGGATTAGACTGGCCATTTATGGCAGGACAATCAGAAATATGGGTTGTAGCTATATTATTAGTTCCATTAGAATTATTATTTGCAATATTAATGTCAAAAATGGGACTTAGCAATATATTACCTCTTGCAGGTATAGTAAACATAATAGTGGTTGTTCCAGCTTTAATAGTAACAGGTGGAAATTTAATAAGAATGCTTATATTAAGTATAATATTCACACCGTTTTACTTATTTGTATCATCAAGTTTTGCTCCATTTGTAACAGATCTTGCAAGAAAAGTAGGTACTATAAATATACCTGATGGTCAAATGATATCATATTTTGGAGTTGAAGCTCCTTTCTTTAGATGGATAATTTCAAATGGACTTGCTGGAGATATATTAGGTATAATTGGAATGATAATATTCGCAGTATGTTATTATTTCTTTGTAAAAGAAATGAAAAAAAGAAATGCAAACTTATAAAGGTACGGTGATAAAATGTTAGAAAATTTAAAAAAAGAAGTAATAAGAGTTGCAGTACACGCTCAAGAAACAGGACTTTGCAAACACAAATCAGGAAATTTTAGTATAAGAGATAAAGAAACAAACTATGTAGTAGTAACTCCTTCGGCAGTTGATAGAACAGAACTTACAGTAGATGATATGTGTGTTTTAGACTTAGATGGAAATGTAGTTGAAATAGTAAATAAAAATAGAAAACCATCGAGTGAAACAATGATGCATCTTGAAATATATAAAACAAGAGATGATGTTTTTTCAGTTGCACATACACATTCAAAAATGGCAACATCATTTGCAGTTCTTGCAAAACCAATACCTGCTATAATTTATGAAGTTGCTGGTTTTGGATTGAAAGATGGCATAGTACCAGTTGCACCATATGGAAGACCTGGTACAAGAGAGCTTGCATTAAGTGTAGTTGAACCAGTTAAAAGATCTGATATGTTCCTACTTGAAAAACATGGAGTTGTTGCGGTAGGTATAAATATAGATGATGCATTATTAAAAGTTGAATATGCTGAAGAACTTGCTGAAATATATTTCAATGCTTTATTAATAAATGGAGGAAAAGAACCGGATGCATTTACTCCAGAAGAATTAAGAGGATGGAAATACCCTGAAAAATTTCAAAAATAAATAAAATAAGACACTCTTATATTAAAAATATAAGAGTGTCTTAAAAATGGAGGCAAAAATGAAAAAAATAATAAATAATCCAGAAAATTTTGTCAAAGAAACTGTTGAAGGAATAAAACTTGCATATCCTGAAAAAGTTGATACACTTGAAAATGATTTTAGAATATTAATAAGAAAAAATAATCCAAAAAAAAATAAAGTGGGAATAGTTACAGCCGGTGGAAGTGGACATCTCCCAGTATTTCTTGGATATGTTGGAGAAGGCATGATAGATGGATGTGCTATAGGAAATGTATTTGCTTCTCCATCATCACAAAAAATGTATAAAATGATCAAAGCTTGTGAATTTGGAAAAGGTGTTTTATGTCTGTATGGAAACTATGGTGGAGATAGAATGAATTTTGAAATGGCATGTGAAAATGCAGATTTTGATGACATAAAAACAGCTCAAGTTCTTGTGAAAGATGATGTTGCTTCTGCAGATGAAAATAAAAAAGATACAAGAAGAGGAGTTGCGGGTCTTGTATATGCTTATAAAATAGCTGGAGCAGCAGCAGAAATGGGATATGATCTTGAAAAAGTAGTGGAAATAACTCAAAAAGCTTTAAATAATATAAAAACAATGGGTGTAGCCTTAACACCATGTATAGTCCCAGAAGTTGGAGAACCTACATTTAAAATAGAAGAAGGTAAGATAGAAATAGGAATGGGAATACATGGAGAACAAGGAATAGAAATAAAAGATATGATGAATGCAGATGAAATTGCACAATTAATATTTGAAAAATTAAATAAAGAATTAAAATTACAAGAAAATGATGAAGTATCAGTTATGATAAATGGACTCGGTGCTACCCCTCTTGAAGAACAATATATAGTATTTAGAAAAATTGCAAAAATATTAAATGAAAAAAATATAAATATAATAATGCCTCATATTGGAGAGTATGCAACATCCATGGAAATGGCTGGTTTATCAATTACCATATTCAAACTCGATCAAGAGCTAAAAGAATTATTAAAAAAACCTGCAAATACTCCATTTTATACAAATATAAACAAATAAAGGTGGAATAAAAATGAAAAAAGAAGACTTAAAATCAATCATAAATAATATACATGA encodes:
- a CDS encoding amidohydrolase, which encodes MIKSAEEIRHHLHMNPEISFEEKETTKYLKNQIKALSKYYKKELKIYTPLETGLIVEYSYGEGNYVLYRADIDALEIKETTEYEYKSKNGKMHACGHDVHTSILYGLLEYLLKNEIQKNILLLFQPGEETGGGALKILQTGILKNFSIERAHALHVTDEYEKGTLYTNDDILFSSAMEVNIEIIGKSAHCAFPEDGINAMEAMIDLIQKSKTIENPEKYIFAMGKLKSGNIRNVIPEKAKIEGTIRTKKSKNAEIIYKEIEKILEEIKNEMKIDYKIEKGSFYKEVKNDEILYQKIIKKIPEIRKCDYKFTGEDFGFISQEYPSIMFWLGTKIENHYGLHSPNFLPDDQNIEIGKNFLIKTLDI
- a CDS encoding carbon-nitrogen hydrolase family protein, translating into MVQMYSKFNDINQNLEKHIQYIKKAHENNCDTILFPELSLIGYDLNQISNYKNTYEQEQILKEQALKYQMNILYGTIHETNDKKYITHKLINKDKEEKIYKKIHLGKNEKKYFNEGNEIPIFQIQSKKEKISIAFGICYDMHFPELSSIYAKNNVKIIFSPHASYINANMRLKIWNKYMMARAYDNQLYIIACNNIFYKDDQILGGGIAVWNKKGEIEIKEETNKEKMIIHKINPFQYEGKRSNYLKDKKYELYKKYI
- a CDS encoding BglG family transcription antiterminator — its product is MLNQRELEIIKFLIENKKISSEELSEKYNVSERTIRQNIKNINDFLNIKGLSKIYTKNSLYFMDTDQDFQKIQNIFYDIRLLTQNERLDLMELYLCLEDSLNLTRISEELMVSRTTIKNDFNYLMQKLLKYNIHFKYSQKIGYYIEGNKSTLNDYIYNRLNKFCKYFIKDNIEDSFQNKINELFLEKLPKNIKISIKEFLKNIEKKLQIELTVESYKIIFLKIILIMLKKNCDIENRELYESFLKDTQEYKIIEKDIKSLSKKIKYEFTKEEILEITDYIMGMTISHNNDYFLENWIHVEILVKMLINTFNKMSEIDISNDKILFDFLIYHIKPTLYRIMRGLKLDNMIIEDFVIKETPVIEKTKKLIKIAEKNLKIKFPEEEIILLAYHFKAAIQRNINKKNVRILLVCGLGYGTSKLLEKTILENFKVDIIDTIPNHKLQDALKQYKNIDIILSTININTKTEKPIIKIDPFKENDVIEKLDEYKIERNHSKIKITEIFEIIESSQKIKNKELLAERLYKKYPNIFINNLKSNVKNISNFINEQNVKIIQKAENWEDAIAKGGELLPLKGIKKQDYINQMQRIVKEYGTYIVFDEGVAIPHGSIEPELKNFVMSILVLKEPVYFPDGRSVNILFCFATNNKNSHMFFLDDLFYMMRNLNIREEFTKFKEEKQLINFIKKILCD
- a CDS encoding PTS sugar transporter subunit IIA, producing MLEISNLLNEDLILLDLEAEDCEDAIKKMSSKLIEKGYVKESYKQAILKREQTFPTGLDTGEIKIAIPHTDSTHVIKPGILVAKLKNEIEFKDMGNPSNRLKIKMVFMLAVKDPKAQVPVLTKLMGIFSDQEGIKKIYESKTEKELLNSILNTIDSKK
- a CDS encoding PTS sugar transporter subunit IIB, yielding MKKIVVACGSGVATSQTIASKIDSMLQDEGIKASVEAVDIKSLDNIIDQVDVYVKIVSGPTNYDIPTINGIPFLTGMGRDAEFEKLKEYLK
- a CDS encoding PTS galactitol transporter subunit IIC, giving the protein MFADILNYILDLGAAIFLPIIMIILGLIMKMKPRKAIIAGLTLGVAFTGMNLVLGFMFDTISPVAQEFVKNTGIQFNTIDVGWSPMSAISWAWPYALLMFPVQIVLNIIILALNKTNVLNVDLWNVWGKIFTATMVAAITNSVILGFAAAIVQIILELKIGELNQKQIYEVTKIPGVTCTHYMTLQCVIMNPVNKLLDFIPGLKDSKMNADKLKDKIGIFGENSVMGFIIGGIIALVAGYTVKDSLNIAIKVATALVLFPMVAKLFMQALAPIADAAGEYMKKKFKDREIFIGLDWPFMAGQSEIWVVAILLVPLELLFAILMSKMGLSNILPLAGIVNIIVVVPALIVTGGNLIRMLILSIIFTPFYLFVSSSFAPFVTDLARKVGTINIPDGQMISYFGVEAPFFRWIISNGLAGDILGIIGMIIFAVCYYFFVKEMKKRNANL
- a CDS encoding class II aldolase/adducin family protein, with product MLENLKKEVIRVAVHAQETGLCKHKSGNFSIRDKETNYVVVTPSAVDRTELTVDDMCVLDLDGNVVEIVNKNRKPSSETMMHLEIYKTRDDVFSVAHTHSKMATSFAVLAKPIPAIIYEVAGFGLKDGIVPVAPYGRPGTRELALSVVEPVKRSDMFLLEKHGVVAVGINIDDALLKVEYAEELAEIYFNALLINGGKEPDAFTPEELRGWKYPEKFQK
- a CDS encoding dihydroxyacetone kinase subunit DhaK, which produces MKKIINNPENFVKETVEGIKLAYPEKVDTLENDFRILIRKNNPKKNKVGIVTAGGSGHLPVFLGYVGEGMIDGCAIGNVFASPSSQKMYKMIKACEFGKGVLCLYGNYGGDRMNFEMACENADFDDIKTAQVLVKDDVASADENKKDTRRGVAGLVYAYKIAGAAAEMGYDLEKVVEITQKALNNIKTMGVALTPCIVPEVGEPTFKIEEGKIEIGMGIHGEQGIEIKDMMNADEIAQLIFEKLNKELKLQENDEVSVMINGLGATPLEEQYIVFRKIAKILNEKNINIIMPHIGEYATSMEMAGLSITIFKLDQELKELLKKPANTPFYTNINK